One segment of Pseudomonas asgharzadehiana DNA contains the following:
- the phnN gene encoding phosphonate metabolism protein/1,5-bisphosphokinase (PRPP-forming) PhnN has translation MAGRLIYLIGPSGSGKDSLLDAARPRLAERGCRIARRVITRSPEAVGEAAQGVSPTQFAVMEAEGAFALSWQANGLCYGIPKAIDEWLAAGEDVLVNGSRAHLAQTRERYPTLLVLLLTVDQTVLRQRLLARGRESLADIEERLARNTRFTEELIAANGAGLCVLDNSGPLEHTVERLLCCLG, from the coding sequence ATGGCAGGCAGGTTGATCTATCTCATCGGGCCTTCGGGTTCGGGCAAGGACAGCCTGCTGGACGCGGCACGCCCACGGTTGGCCGAGCGTGGCTGCCGCATTGCGCGCCGGGTGATCACGCGTTCGCCGGAGGCGGTAGGCGAAGCCGCCCAGGGCGTGAGCCCGACGCAGTTTGCGGTGATGGAGGCCGAGGGCGCATTTGCCCTCAGCTGGCAGGCCAACGGCCTGTGCTACGGCATTCCCAAGGCGATTGACGAATGGCTGGCGGCGGGGGAGGACGTGTTGGTCAATGGCTCCCGCGCGCACCTGGCGCAAACCCGCGAGCGTTACCCGACGTTGCTGGTGCTGTTGCTGACGGTGGATCAAACCGTATTGCGCCAGCGCTTGCTCGCGCGCGGGCGTGAGTCGCTGGCGGATATCGAGGAACGCCTGGCGCGCAACACACGGTTCACCGAGGAACTGATCGCCGCCAATGGCGCGGGGTTGTGCGTGCTGGATAACTCCGGCCCGCTGGAGCACACGGTCGAGCGTTTGCTCTGCTGCCTGGGCTAG
- a CDS encoding MFS transporter, protein MNATSHATTTMTRGMVMLFAFCCGAIVANIYYAQPIIELIAPDIGLTPAMASLIVSLTQIGYALGLFFLVPLGDLLENRKLMILTTVVAIASLLGAAFTEQPNLFLLVSLLIGFSSVSVQILIPLAAHLAPAESRGRVVGSIMGGLLLGILLARPVSSVVADHFGWRAMFMAAAALMAFISVVLMLTIPKRQPDHSASYGQLLGSLGTLLRRQPVLRQRAFYQGCMFAAFSLFWTAAPLELARNHGLSQSEIALFALVGALGAVAAPIAGRLADAGHTHRASLLAMLFAALSFLPAFIHPLFSVIGLAVTGVVLDFCVQMNMVIGQRAVYALDAHSRSRLNALYMTSIFIGGAFGSAIASSVYEHGGWLGVVVVGSALPLVALWRFFSASRQTVAAVA, encoded by the coding sequence ATGAACGCAACTTCCCACGCTACAACCACCATGACCCGAGGCATGGTGATGCTGTTTGCGTTTTGCTGCGGCGCGATTGTCGCCAACATTTACTACGCGCAGCCGATCATCGAATTGATCGCCCCGGACATCGGCCTCACGCCGGCAATGGCCAGCCTGATCGTGTCGCTGACGCAGATCGGCTATGCGTTGGGCTTGTTCTTCCTGGTGCCGTTGGGCGACCTGCTGGAAAACCGCAAGCTGATGATCCTCACTACCGTCGTGGCGATTGCCAGCCTGTTGGGCGCTGCATTTACCGAGCAGCCGAACCTGTTTTTGCTGGTGTCATTACTGATCGGCTTCAGTTCGGTGTCGGTACAGATCCTGATCCCGCTGGCCGCGCACCTGGCACCCGCCGAATCCCGTGGCCGGGTGGTCGGTAGCATCATGGGCGGCCTGCTGCTCGGTATCCTGCTGGCACGCCCGGTGTCCAGCGTGGTGGCGGATCACTTCGGTTGGCGTGCAATGTTCATGGCCGCCGCGGCGTTGATGGCGTTCATCAGCGTGGTGCTGATGCTGACCATTCCCAAGCGCCAACCCGACCACAGCGCCAGCTACGGCCAGTTGCTGGGCTCGCTGGGCACCCTGTTGCGTCGCCAGCCGGTATTGCGCCAGCGCGCGTTTTACCAAGGCTGCATGTTTGCCGCCTTCAGCCTGTTCTGGACCGCAGCCCCGCTGGAACTGGCGCGCAATCATGGCCTGAGCCAAAGCGAGATCGCCCTGTTTGCCCTGGTCGGTGCCCTGGGCGCTGTCGCTGCGCCCATCGCCGGGCGCCTGGCCGATGCCGGCCACACTCACCGTGCTTCGCTGCTGGCCATGCTGTTTGCGGCGCTGAGCTTCCTGCCGGCCTTCATACACCCGCTGTTCAGTGTGATCGGCCTGGCGGTGACCGGCGTGGTGCTGGACTTCTGCGTGCAGATGAACATGGTCATCGGCCAACGCGCCGTCTACGCCCTTGACGCCCACAGCCGCAGCCGCCTGAACGCGCTGTACATGACCAGCATCTTCATCGGCGGCGCCTTCGGTTCGGCGATTGCCAGCAGTGTGTATGAACACGGCGGCTGGCTGGGGGTAGTGGTGGTGGGCAGTGCGTTGCCGCTGGTGGCGTTGTGGCGGTTCTTCAGTGCGTCACGGCAGACGGTTGCGGCAGTGGCCTGA
- a CDS encoding ion transporter yields MDSNNDWRQRLYVMVFQSDTPAGRRFDGILLLIILASLVIVMLDSIDQIHQNYADVLAYIEWGFTVIFLIEYGLRLYCSPKPLRYAFSFYGLVDLLAIVPGILALYYSDAQYLLIIRIIRMLRIFRVLKLSPYLKQANYLMAALRGSKQKIVVFLVSVCTLVTVFGTLMYVIEGPQHGFTSIPKGIYWAIVTLTTVGFGDIVPKTPLGQVISSLVMITGYSIIAVPTGIFTAELASAMRGEQLQTDCPVCKKNSHEPSAAFCSRCGSNLFKKVE; encoded by the coding sequence ATGGACAGCAACAACGACTGGCGCCAGCGCCTCTACGTCATGGTTTTTCAGAGCGATACGCCGGCTGGGCGGCGCTTTGACGGCATCCTGCTGCTGATCATCCTGGCCAGCCTTGTGATCGTGATGCTCGACAGCATCGACCAGATCCACCAGAACTACGCGGATGTGCTGGCGTATATCGAGTGGGGCTTCACCGTGATTTTCCTGATCGAGTACGGGCTGCGCCTGTATTGCTCGCCCAAGCCGTTGCGCTATGCCTTCAGCTTTTACGGGCTGGTGGATTTGCTGGCCATCGTGCCCGGCATCCTCGCCCTGTATTACAGCGACGCTCAATACCTGCTGATCATCCGCATCATCCGCATGCTGCGTATCTTCCGCGTGCTCAAGCTCAGCCCGTACCTCAAGCAGGCCAACTACCTGATGGCGGCGCTGCGCGGCAGCAAGCAGAAGATCGTGGTGTTCCTGGTCAGCGTGTGCACCCTGGTCACGGTGTTCGGCACCTTGATGTATGTAATCGAAGGCCCGCAACACGGGTTTACCAGCATCCCCAAGGGCATCTACTGGGCCATCGTCACCCTGACCACCGTGGGCTTTGGCGATATCGTGCCCAAAACCCCGCTGGGCCAGGTGATTTCGTCGCTGGTGATGATCACCGGTTACTCGATCATCGCGGTACCCACCGGGATTTTTACCGCCGAACTGGCCAGTGCCATGCGCGGCGAGCAGTTGCAAACCGATTGCCCGGTGTGCAAAAAAAACAGCCATGAGCCCAGCGCGGCATTCTGTTCACGCTGCGGCAGCAATCTGTTTAAGAAAGTGGAATAA
- a CDS encoding cytochrome c-type biogenesis protein, producing the protein MKRLLAAAVLALGLVGVAHAAIDTYEFANDAERERFRDLTKELRCPKCQNQDIADSNAPIAADLRKEIFRMLGEGKNNQQIIDFMVDRYGDFVRYKPALTGKTALLWFGPAGLLLAGVVVMAVIVRRRRAAPADGSDALSPEERKRLDQLLDTKTDD; encoded by the coding sequence ATGAAGCGTCTGTTAGCCGCTGCTGTCCTGGCCCTGGGGCTGGTCGGTGTGGCCCACGCCGCCATCGACACCTATGAATTCGCCAACGACGCCGAGCGTGAGCGCTTTCGCGACCTGACCAAGGAACTGCGCTGCCCCAAGTGCCAGAACCAGGACATTGCCGACTCCAACGCACCCATCGCCGCCGACCTGCGCAAAGAGATCTTCCGCATGCTGGGGGAGGGCAAGAACAACCAGCAGATCATCGACTTCATGGTCGACCGCTACGGTGATTTCGTGCGTTACAAACCGGCGCTCACCGGCAAGACCGCGCTGCTCTGGTTTGGCCCCGCCGGGCTGCTGCTGGCCGGTGTGGTGGTGATGGCCGTGATCGTCCGCCGCCGCCGCGCCGCGCCTGCCGATGGCAGTGACGCGCTGTCCCCTGAAGAACGCAAACGTCTCGACCAATTGCTGGACACCAAGACTGATGATTGA
- a CDS encoding DsbE family thiol:disulfide interchange protein, with protein MKRWLMVLPLAAFLVVAVFLYRGLYLDPAELPSAMIGKPFPEFSLPNVQGDKTLTRADLLGKPALVNVWGTWCISCRVEHPVLNKLADKGVVIYGINYKDDNAAALKWLAEFHNPYQLDIRDEDGNLGLNLGVYGAPETFFIDAKGVIRDKYVGVIDEVVWREQLAAKYQALVDEAKP; from the coding sequence ATGAAGCGTTGGTTGATGGTGTTGCCGCTGGCGGCGTTTCTGGTGGTGGCGGTGTTCCTCTATCGCGGCTTGTACCTGGACCCGGCCGAGTTGCCGTCGGCAATGATCGGCAAGCCGTTCCCCGAGTTTTCGCTGCCCAACGTGCAGGGCGACAAAACCCTGACCCGTGCTGACCTCTTGGGCAAACCGGCGCTGGTCAACGTGTGGGGCACCTGGTGCATCTCCTGCCGCGTCGAGCACCCCGTGCTGAACAAACTGGCCGACAAAGGCGTGGTGATCTACGGCATCAACTACAAGGACGACAACGCGGCGGCCCTGAAATGGCTGGCGGAGTTCCACAACCCGTACCAGTTGGATATCCGCGATGAAGACGGCAACCTCGGTTTGAACCTGGGCGTGTACGGCGCGCCGGAAACCTTCTTTATTGATGCCAAGGGCGTGATCCGCGACAAATACGTGGGCGTGATCGACGAAGTGGTATGGCGCGAGCAACTGGCCGCCAAGTACCAGGCGCTGGTCGATGAGGCCAAGCCATGA
- the pyk gene encoding pyruvate kinase, with product MTPDKKVKILATLGPATDGVDAIRELVEAGVNIFRLNFSHGDHADHARRYQWIRQVERQLNYPLGILMDLQGPKLRVGRFAKGKVQLVRGQALRLDLDETPGDQRRVNLPHPQIIAALEPGMDLLLDDGKLRLRVMTKHADAIDTTVLNGGELSDRKGVNVPQALLELSPLTAKDRRDLSFGLELGVDWVALSFVQRPEDIREARELIGDKAFLMAKIEKPSAVQRLREIAELSDAIMVARGDLGVEVPAESVPQIQKDIIRTCRQLGKPVVVATQMLESMRFSPAPTRAEVTDVANAVAEGADAVMLSAETASGEYPLEAVQMMSKIIRQVERGPDYQAQLDVSRPKADATVSDAISCAIRRISSILPVAVLVNYSESGNSSLRAARERPVAPILNLTPNLSTARRLSVAWGVHSVVNDRLRQVDEVCSTALEIAQAQGMAQRGDTLVITAGVPFGQLGSTNSLRIETLI from the coding sequence ATGACGCCTGACAAGAAGGTCAAAATCCTGGCCACCCTGGGCCCGGCCACCGACGGGGTCGACGCCATCCGCGAACTGGTGGAAGCCGGGGTGAATATCTTTCGCCTCAACTTCAGCCACGGCGACCACGCCGACCATGCCCGGCGTTATCAGTGGATCCGCCAGGTGGAGCGCCAGCTCAATTACCCGCTGGGCATTCTCATGGACCTGCAAGGGCCAAAACTGCGGGTCGGGCGTTTCGCCAAGGGCAAGGTGCAACTGGTGCGCGGCCAGGCGTTGCGCCTGGACCTGGATGAAACCCCAGGCGACCAGCGCCGGGTCAACCTGCCCCATCCGCAGATCATCGCGGCCCTGGAGCCGGGCATGGACCTGCTGCTCGACGATGGCAAGTTGCGCCTGCGGGTGATGACCAAGCATGCCGATGCCATCGACACCACGGTGCTCAATGGCGGCGAACTGTCTGATCGCAAAGGCGTGAACGTCCCACAAGCGTTGTTGGAACTGAGCCCACTGACCGCCAAGGACCGACGTGACCTGAGCTTCGGCCTGGAGCTGGGTGTGGACTGGGTAGCGCTGTCGTTCGTGCAACGCCCGGAAGACATTCGCGAAGCCCGCGAGTTGATCGGTGACAAGGCGTTTCTGATGGCCAAGATCGAGAAACCTTCGGCCGTGCAGCGCCTGCGGGAAATCGCCGAACTGAGCGACGCGATCATGGTGGCCAGAGGCGACCTGGGCGTGGAAGTGCCGGCCGAGAGCGTGCCGCAGATCCAGAAAGACATCATCCGCACCTGCCGCCAACTGGGTAAGCCGGTGGTGGTGGCCACGCAGATGCTCGAATCCATGCGCTTTTCACCCGCGCCGACCCGCGCCGAAGTCACCGATGTGGCCAACGCGGTGGCCGAAGGCGCGGACGCGGTGATGCTCTCGGCGGAAACCGCATCGGGCGAGTACCCGCTGGAAGCCGTGCAGATGATGAGCAAGATCATTCGCCAAGTGGAGCGTGGGCCGGATTACCAGGCTCAACTGGACGTCAGCCGCCCAAAAGCCGATGCGACAGTCTCGGACGCGATCAGCTGTGCGATCCGCCGCATCAGCAGCATCCTGCCGGTAGCCGTGCTGGTGAACTACAGCGAGTCGGGCAACTCCAGCCTGCGCGCGGCGCGAGAGCGGCCGGTGGCGCCGATCCTCAACCTTACGCCGAACCTGTCCACGGCACGCCGCTTGAGCGTGGCGTGGGGCGTGCATTCGGTGGTCAATGACCGGCTGCGCCAGGTGGATGAAGTGTGTTCCACCGCGCTGGAAATCGCCCAGGCCCAGGGCATGGCGCAGCGCGGGGATACGTTGGTGATTACCGCCGGGGTGCCGTTCGGGCAGTTGGGGTCGACCAACTCGCTGCGTATCGAGACGCTGATTTAG
- a CDS encoding urea transporter: MHNPTCPDWAEALLNGFSQIFLQRHPLCGLLCLLAILIGAPAVLGGALLGGLAGLLTAQRRGYPKAERQAGLYSYNGVLLGVLISQHFTWSALVPPLILACGGLSAILTRQWLKRAPHPENLPAYTAPFVLLGWLLLGSIPPPPVAFSEPEVLTLLAAPLTGLAQVMLLDQPLAGALIAIGLWLADRRAAAWALAGAISGVSAGLLLGDNTATLLGLHSYNPALAALALSPARRQPWLPLLGILLAILLTPGFASLPVPALTAPFILACWLVRAGRRVLAQPRMDSPFESP; this comes from the coding sequence ATGCACAACCCAACCTGCCCCGACTGGGCCGAAGCCCTGCTCAACGGTTTCAGCCAGATTTTCCTGCAGCGCCACCCGCTGTGTGGCCTGCTGTGCCTGCTGGCGATCCTGATCGGCGCCCCGGCCGTGCTTGGCGGTGCGCTGCTGGGTGGGCTGGCGGGGCTGCTCACCGCTCAGCGCCGGGGCTATCCCAAGGCTGAACGCCAGGCGGGTCTATATAGCTACAACGGCGTATTGCTGGGCGTATTGATCAGCCAGCACTTTACCTGGTCAGCCTTGGTGCCGCCGTTGATCCTGGCGTGCGGCGGCCTGAGTGCGATCCTCACACGACAGTGGCTAAAACGCGCGCCACATCCCGAGAACCTGCCCGCCTACACCGCGCCGTTTGTCCTGCTGGGGTGGCTGCTGTTGGGCAGCATCCCGCCACCCCCGGTCGCCTTCAGCGAACCCGAGGTCTTGACCCTGCTCGCTGCGCCTCTCACCGGCCTGGCGCAAGTCATGCTGCTGGACCAGCCCCTGGCCGGCGCCTTGATTGCCATCGGCCTGTGGCTGGCCGACCGGCGCGCCGCCGCGTGGGCACTGGCCGGTGCGATCAGCGGCGTGTCGGCCGGCCTGCTGCTGGGCGATAACACCGCTACCCTGTTGGGCCTGCACAGCTACAACCCGGCCCTCGCGGCCCTGGCCTTGAGCCCGGCACGCCGCCAACCCTGGTTGCCACTGCTCGGCATCCTGCTGGCGATTCTGCTTACGCCGGGCTTTGCCAGCCTGCCCGTGCCGGCGCTCACCGCGCCGTTTATCCTCGCCTGCTGGCTGGTGCGCGCCGGCCGCCGAGTGCTTGCGCAACCGCGCATGGACAGCCCCTTCGAATCGCCCTAG
- the ccmI gene encoding c-type cytochrome biogenesis protein CcmI, which produces MIDFWLAAGLLLLIALSFLLIPVLRGRRAQREEDRTALNVALYQERVAELQMQQDEGVLNAAQLDTGRAEAARELLADTEGMEKPRESRLGKPLPLLAAVLVPVLGLGLYLHFGASDKVELTREFSQPPVSLQDMTQRLERAAAAQPDSAEGLYFLGRAYMAQDRAADAAKVFERTVALAGRQPELLGQWAQAQYFADNKQWSPNVQALTDEALKLDPNEVTSLGLLGIAAFEGQRYQDAIDYWGRLLAQLPAQDNSRAALQGGIDRATEKLKESGGTVAQKARLKVRVDLAANVKANALPTDSVFIFARAVSGPPAPLAAKRVTVAELPITVELGDADAMMPQLKLSNFPEVQLVARISRAGQPTKGEWIGRSQPLASSTTAQQQLTIDSPDQ; this is translated from the coding sequence ATGATTGATTTCTGGCTCGCAGCCGGCTTGCTGCTTCTGATTGCCCTGAGTTTCCTGTTGATCCCTGTGTTGCGCGGCCGTCGTGCCCAGCGTGAAGAGGATCGCACCGCGCTGAACGTGGCGCTGTATCAAGAGCGCGTCGCCGAATTACAAATGCAGCAGGACGAAGGCGTATTGAACGCCGCGCAACTCGACACCGGCCGCGCCGAAGCCGCCCGCGAATTGCTCGCCGATACCGAAGGCATGGAAAAACCCCGCGAATCGCGCCTGGGCAAACCGCTGCCATTACTCGCCGCCGTGCTGGTGCCCGTGTTGGGCCTGGGGCTCTACCTGCACTTCGGCGCCAGCGACAAGGTCGAACTGACTCGCGAATTCTCCCAGCCGCCGGTGTCCCTGCAAGACATGACCCAGCGCCTGGAGCGCGCCGCCGCCGCCCAGCCGGACTCGGCCGAAGGCCTGTACTTCCTCGGCCGCGCGTATATGGCCCAGGACCGTGCCGCCGATGCCGCCAAGGTCTTCGAACGCACCGTGGCCCTGGCCGGTCGCCAGCCGGAACTGCTCGGCCAATGGGCCCAGGCGCAGTACTTTGCCGACAACAAACAGTGGTCGCCCAACGTGCAGGCGCTGACCGATGAAGCGTTGAAGCTTGACCCGAACGAAGTCACCAGCTTGGGTCTACTGGGCATTGCCGCCTTTGAAGGCCAGCGTTATCAGGACGCGATTGATTACTGGGGCCGCCTGCTGGCGCAGTTACCCGCGCAGGATAATTCCCGCGCTGCGCTGCAAGGCGGCATCGACCGGGCGACGGAAAAACTCAAAGAGAGCGGCGGCACCGTCGCACAAAAGGCGCGGCTTAAAGTGCGCGTGGACCTGGCCGCCAACGTGAAGGCCAACGCCCTGCCGACCGACAGCGTATTCATCTTCGCCCGCGCCGTCAGCGGCCCGCCGGCGCCGTTGGCGGCTAAACGCGTCACCGTTGCCGAGTTGCCCATCACCGTCGAACTGGGCGATGCCGACGCAATGATGCCGCAGTTGAAACTGTCCAACTTCCCTGAAGTCCAACTGGTTGCGCGCATCTCCCGGGCCGGTCAGCCGACCAAGGGCGAGTGGATCGGCCGCAGCCAACCCCTGGCCAGCAGCACCACTGCGCAGCAGCAACTGACCATCGACAGTCCGGACCAGTAA
- a CDS encoding sulfate ABC transporter substrate-binding protein gives MKKILSASLLAAGLALAGSAQAATTLLNVSYDVMRDFYKDYNAAFQKHWEAEHSGDKLTVQMSFGGSSKQARSVIDGLPADVITMNMATDINALADNGKLVPDNWVTRLPDNSAPFTSATVFIVRKGNPKALKDWPDLLKDGVQVIVPNPKTSGNGRYTYLSAWGYVLKNGGDEEKAKAFVGKLFKQAPVLDTGGRAATTTFMTNQIGDVLVTFENEAEMIAREFGRDQFEVIYPSVSAEAEPPVSVVDKVVDKKGTRAAAEDYLKYLWSPQGQEIAANNYLRPRDPKVLAKYTDRFPKVDFLSVEKTFGDWRTVQKTHFNDGGVFDQIYSGQ, from the coding sequence GTGAAAAAAATCCTCAGCGCCTCTCTATTGGCCGCCGGCCTGGCCCTGGCGGGCTCCGCCCAGGCAGCGACCACCCTGCTCAACGTCTCCTACGACGTGATGCGCGATTTCTACAAGGACTACAACGCCGCCTTCCAAAAGCACTGGGAAGCCGAGCACTCGGGCGACAAGCTGACGGTGCAGATGTCCTTCGGCGGCTCCAGCAAACAAGCGCGCTCAGTGATCGACGGCCTGCCGGCTGACGTGATCACCATGAACATGGCCACCGACATCAACGCCCTGGCCGATAACGGCAAACTGGTGCCGGACAACTGGGTCACGCGCCTGCCGGACAACAGCGCGCCGTTCACCTCGGCCACTGTGTTTATCGTGCGCAAGGGCAACCCAAAAGCCCTGAAAGACTGGCCGGACCTGCTCAAGGATGGCGTGCAGGTGATCGTGCCCAACCCGAAGACTTCGGGTAACGGCCGCTACACCTACCTGTCGGCCTGGGGCTATGTGCTCAAGAACGGCGGCGATGAAGAAAAGGCCAAGGCCTTCGTGGGCAAACTGTTCAAGCAGGCGCCTGTGCTCGACACCGGCGGCCGCGCCGCCACCACCACGTTCATGACCAACCAGATCGGCGACGTACTGGTGACGTTCGAGAACGAGGCCGAAATGATCGCCCGGGAGTTCGGCCGTGATCAGTTCGAAGTGATCTACCCAAGCGTCTCCGCCGAAGCCGAGCCACCGGTGTCGGTGGTCGACAAAGTGGTCGATAAGAAAGGCACCCGCGCCGCCGCCGAAGACTACCTGAAGTACCTGTGGTCGCCACAGGGCCAGGAAATCGCCGCCAACAACTACCTGCGCCCACGTGACCCGAAGGTGCTGGCCAAGTACACCGACCGTTTCCCCAAAGTCGACTTCCTGTCGGTGGAGAAGACCTTTGGTGACTGGCGCACCGTGCAGAAGACCCACTTCAATGACGGCGGGGTGTTTGACCAGATTTACTCCGGTCAATAA
- a CDS encoding 2-hydroxy-3-oxopropionate reductase, whose product MCRLVHRYREQAPSHRGPAVSLQEDFIMAKIGFIGTGIMGEPMAANLQKAGHQLFLSEHHGKAPQALSDAGAVALATPQHVAQEAEFIIVMVPDTPQVEDVLFRADGVAAGLSPNKVVIDMSSISPTATKAFAEKINQHGAQYLDAPVSGGEVGAKAGTLSIMVGGEPRTFERALALLQSMGKNITLVGGNGDGQTAKVANQIIVALNIQAVAEALLFAAKNGADPAKVREALMGGFASSKILEVHGERMIKGTFDPGFRINLHQKDLNLALAGAKELGINLPNTAGTQQVFSTCAAMGGGHWDHSALIKGLEHMANFSIRDQ is encoded by the coding sequence GTGTGTCGGCTGGTACACCGCTATCGGGAGCAAGCCCCCTCCCACAGGGGACCTGCGGTGTCATTACAAGAGGATTTCATCATGGCTAAAATCGGCTTTATCGGCACCGGCATCATGGGCGAACCCATGGCCGCGAACCTGCAAAAAGCAGGTCACCAACTGTTTCTGTCCGAACATCACGGCAAGGCTCCGCAAGCGCTGAGCGACGCCGGCGCCGTGGCCCTCGCCACCCCGCAACATGTCGCGCAGGAAGCCGAGTTCATCATCGTCATGGTGCCCGACACTCCGCAGGTGGAGGACGTGCTGTTCCGCGCCGATGGCGTCGCTGCCGGCCTGTCGCCAAACAAGGTGGTGATCGACATGAGTTCGATCTCCCCCACCGCCACCAAGGCCTTCGCCGAGAAGATCAACCAGCACGGCGCGCAGTACCTCGATGCGCCGGTGTCCGGCGGTGAAGTCGGCGCCAAGGCCGGCACCTTGAGCATTATGGTCGGTGGCGAGCCGCGGACCTTCGAACGCGCCCTCGCGTTATTGCAGAGCATGGGCAAGAACATCACCCTGGTCGGCGGCAATGGCGACGGCCAGACCGCCAAGGTCGCCAACCAGATCATCGTCGCGCTGAACATCCAGGCGGTGGCCGAAGCGCTGCTGTTCGCCGCCAAGAACGGCGCCGACCCGGCCAAGGTGCGTGAAGCGCTGATGGGTGGCTTTGCTTCGTCGAAGATCCTGGAAGTGCATGGCGAACGCATGATCAAAGGCACGTTCGATCCGGGCTTTCGCATCAACCTGCACCAGAAAGACCTCAACCTGGCCCTGGCCGGTGCCAAGGAGCTGGGGATCAACCTGCCGAACACCGCCGGCACCCAGCAAGTGTTCAGCACGTGCGCTGCGATGGGCGGCGGTCACTGGGACCACTCGGCGCTGATCAAGGGCCTGGAGCATATGGCGAATTTTTCGATTCGCGATCAGTAA
- a CDS encoding glycerate kinase type-2 family protein, giving the protein MSVDPQHLLRELFATAIDAAHPRRVLEPFLPADRSGRVIVIGAGKAAAAMALVVESCWQGEVTGLVVTRYGHGAPCKKIEVVEAAHPVPDAAGLAVACRVLALISNLGEDDRVIFLLSGGGSALLALPAEGITLADKQTLNKALLKSGATIGEMNCVRKHLSAIKGGRLAKAAWPATVYTYAISDVPGDQATVIASGPTVGDPSTSQQALAILTRYGIEAPASVRSWLQNPASETVKPGDPVLARSHFQLIARPQQSLEAVAVKVRQAGFSPLILGDLEGEARDVAKVHAGIARQIVQHGQPLAAPCVILSGGETTVTVRGNGRGGRNAEFLLSLTDSLKGLPGVYALAGDTDGIDGSEDNAGAIMTPCSYSRAEALGLSAADELDNNNGYGYFAALDGLIITEPTRTNVNDFRAILILETANHDA; this is encoded by the coding sequence ATGTCGGTCGATCCGCAACACCTGCTTCGCGAGCTGTTTGCCACAGCCATCGACGCCGCCCATCCCCGCCGAGTGCTTGAACCTTTTCTGCCCGCCGACCGCAGCGGCCGGGTGATCGTAATCGGCGCAGGCAAGGCGGCGGCCGCCATGGCACTCGTCGTCGAAAGTTGCTGGCAGGGTGAAGTCACTGGCCTGGTGGTCACCCGCTACGGCCACGGCGCGCCGTGCAAAAAAATCGAAGTGGTCGAAGCGGCTCATCCAGTGCCCGATGCCGCTGGCCTGGCCGTGGCCTGCCGCGTACTGGCGTTGATCAGCAACCTGGGCGAAGACGACCGCGTGATTTTCCTGCTCTCCGGTGGCGGCTCGGCGCTGCTGGCGCTGCCCGCCGAAGGCATCACCCTGGCCGACAAACAAACCCTCAACAAAGCCCTGCTCAAGTCCGGCGCGACCATCGGCGAGATGAATTGCGTGCGCAAGCACCTCTCGGCGATCAAAGGCGGCCGGTTGGCCAAAGCGGCGTGGCCGGCGACGGTGTACACCTACGCGATCTCCGATGTGCCGGGCGACCAGGCCACGGTGATCGCCTCCGGCCCTACCGTCGGCGACCCAAGCACCTCGCAACAGGCGCTGGCGATTCTCACGCGCTACGGCATTGAGGCTCCGGCGTCAGTGCGCAGTTGGTTGCAGAATCCGGCCTCGGAAACCGTCAAGCCCGGTGACCCGGTGCTCGCCCGCAGCCACTTCCAATTGATCGCCCGCCCTCAGCAATCCCTGGAAGCGGTGGCGGTCAAAGTGCGTCAGGCCGGCTTCAGCCCGCTGATCCTCGGCGACCTGGAAGGCGAAGCGCGGGACGTGGCCAAGGTGCACGCCGGGATCGCCCGGCAAATCGTGCAGCACGGCCAGCCGTTGGCGGCGCCGTGCGTGATCCTTTCCGGCGGTGAAACCACGGTGACCGTGCGCGGCAACGGCCGTGGCGGGCGCAACGCCGAATTCCTGCTGAGCCTCACCGACAGCCTCAAGGGCTTGCCCGGCGTGTATGCCCTGGCCGGCGATACCGACGGCATCGACGGCTCGGAAGACAACGCCGGCGCAATCATGACCCCGTGCAGTTATTCGCGCGCCGAGGCCTTGGGCCTGAGCGCCGCTGATGAGCTGGACAACAACAACGGCTACGGCTATTTCGCCGCGCTCGACGGCTTGATCATCACCGAGCCGACCCGCACCAACGTCAACGATTTTCGCGCCATCCTGATCCTTGAGACTGCCAACCATGACGCCTGA